The following coding sequences lie in one Heyndrickxia oleronia genomic window:
- a CDS encoding DnaD domain-containing protein, whose amino-acid sequence MDKDLILSWIEDGMIQIPRLLMVKYKHIGLNETELVLLLQVFSFLEKGNDFPTPAQLSERMTIPDGMCASLLRRLVQNQYISIEEGYSEENIRYEKYSLKPLWSKLIDEFTFEKKQADLEHNLHEETNLYTIFEQEFGRPLSPLECETLAMWLDQDHQDPSVIKAALREAVISGKLNFRYIDRILFEWKKNGIKTIEQAKDYGNKFRQQRKKTTLVQKSDSKTIPFYNWLEQ is encoded by the coding sequence ATGGATAAGGATTTAATTTTATCATGGATAGAGGATGGGATGATTCAGATTCCTCGACTTTTAATGGTTAAATATAAACATATTGGTTTAAACGAAACTGAATTAGTTTTGTTATTGCAGGTTTTTTCCTTTTTAGAAAAAGGAAATGATTTTCCTACCCCGGCACAACTTTCAGAAAGAATGACGATTCCTGATGGCATGTGTGCTTCATTGTTAAGAAGATTAGTTCAGAATCAATATATTAGTATTGAAGAAGGGTATTCCGAAGAGAATATACGTTATGAAAAGTACTCATTAAAACCTCTATGGAGTAAATTAATCGATGAGTTTACATTTGAAAAGAAACAGGCTGACCTAGAACATAATTTACATGAAGAAACGAATCTATATACAATTTTTGAACAGGAATTTGGGAGACCATTATCTCCTCTTGAATGCGAAACTTTGGCGATGTGGCTTGACCAAGATCATCAAGATCCATCTGTAATAAAGGCAGCTCTAAGGGAAGCTGTTATTTCTGGAAAATTAAATTTTCGATATATTGATCGAATATTATTTGAATGGAAGAAAAACGGAATTAAAACAATTGAACAAGCAAAGGATTATGGTAATAAATTTCGTCAGCAACGTAAAAAAACTACGCTCGTTCAAAAAAGTGATTCGAAAACCATCCCTTTTTATAATTGGTTAGAACAATAA
- the nth gene encoding endonuclease III — translation MLNMQQIRFCLDEIGKMFPDAHCELNHSNPFELVIAVSLSAQCTDVLVNKVTKSLFEKYKTPEDYLAVSLEELQNDIRSIGLYRNKAKNIQKLCSMLINEYQGKLPEDRDELTKLPGVGRKTANVVVSVAFGIPAIAVDTHVERVSKRLGICRWKDSVLEVENTLMRKVPKEEWSQTHHRLIFFGRYHCKAQNPQCDICPLLSVCREGQKRMKKRE, via the coding sequence ATGTTAAATATGCAGCAAATTCGATTTTGCTTAGATGAAATAGGGAAAATGTTTCCCGATGCACATTGTGAATTAAATCATTCTAATCCTTTTGAACTTGTCATTGCTGTTTCACTTTCAGCACAATGCACGGATGTTCTTGTTAATAAAGTAACTAAATCTTTATTTGAAAAATATAAGACCCCCGAAGATTATTTAGCTGTTTCTTTAGAAGAGTTACAAAATGATATAAGATCTATTGGTCTATATAGAAACAAAGCGAAAAACATTCAAAAATTATGTAGCATGCTTATTAATGAATATCAAGGGAAGCTTCCGGAGGATAGAGATGAATTAACAAAACTTCCTGGTGTCGGACGAAAGACAGCTAATGTCGTCGTTTCAGTAGCATTTGGTATTCCTGCTATCGCCGTAGATACACATGTTGAAAGGGTGAGTAAAAGACTAGGAATTTGCAGATGGAAAGATAGTGTGTTAGAAGTAGAAAATACATTAATGAGAAAAGTTCCAAAAGAAGAATGGTCTCAGACTCATCATCGCTTAATTTTTTTTGGTAGATATCATTGTAAGGCACAAAATCCGCAATGTGACATTTGCCCTTTATTAAGTGTTTGTCGGGAAGGACAAAAACGAATGAAGAAGAGGGAGTAA